In the genome of Actinomycetota bacterium, one region contains:
- a CDS encoding phosphoadenylyl-sulfate reductase produces MSPGLPDLAGAPAEDVLSWALREYGSGIAIVTAFQAEGMVLIDMAHRIRSDVRVITVDTGRLPQETYALIDQVRGRYGITVEVVFPDATQVEAMVARHGVDLFRRDVALRKLCCHVRKVLPLERALGGLGAWITGVRRGQTAERAGAVEVGPDPQRPGIVKVAPLADWTAERVWEYALEHRVPANELYERGFTSIGCAPCTRAIEPGEDERAGRWWWEDGDSKECGIHAATPDERFEAEVASLLHAAR; encoded by the coding sequence ATGAGCCCCGGCCTCCCAGACCTGGCCGGCGCACCGGCCGAGGATGTGCTCTCCTGGGCGCTCAGGGAGTACGGGAGCGGTATCGCCATCGTCACCGCCTTTCAGGCCGAAGGGATGGTCCTGATCGACATGGCCCACCGCATTCGCTCAGATGTGCGCGTGATCACGGTCGATACCGGGCGTCTTCCGCAAGAGACGTACGCGCTGATCGACCAGGTTCGCGGACGGTACGGCATCACGGTCGAGGTTGTGTTCCCCGACGCGACTCAAGTCGAAGCCATGGTGGCGCGCCACGGGGTCGATCTGTTCCGACGCGATGTTGCGTTGCGCAAGTTGTGCTGTCACGTGCGAAAGGTGCTGCCGCTGGAGCGCGCGCTCGGTGGACTCGGCGCCTGGATCACCGGAGTGCGACGCGGGCAGACCGCCGAGCGTGCCGGGGCTGTCGAGGTCGGACCGGATCCGCAAAGACCCGGCATCGTCAAGGTTGCGCCGCTCGCCGACTGGACCGCCGAGCGGGTCTGGGAGTACGCGCTCGAGCACCGCGTGCCGGCGAATGAGTTGTACGAACGCGGGTTCACTTCAATCGGGTGCGCGCCGTGCACGCGCGCGATCGAGCCCGGCGAGGATGAGCGCGCGGGGCGCTGGTGGTGGGAAGACGGGGATTCCAAAGAGTGCGGAATACATGCCGCCACTCCCGACGAGCGCTTCGAGGCGGAAGTCGCCTCACTGCTACACGCCGCCCGATAG